The genomic window TATCTACGATGGAGGTGACACCGTTGTGTTGGAACTCCCAGATGATACCAGTGCAGCCCCCCAATACAGAACAACTGATTGTTGCATTGTTTCCAAGAGTTGTGGTTCCTCCTAGTCCGGTTTTCACCATTGGGAatcctgaaaaaaaatgtttcataaataagATTGAACATGCCAttagaaaattttctttctttgttcATTCTACACGGCGTCAAATGAAGTGATGCTACGtataaaaagaatttatgaAAACGGAAAACGTTTAACATATTTTTCGATGCATTGtagaaatatattcatgtaaaattaAGTACAGCTTCAATTACGAATCATGTAATAAGttgaaatagttgaaaacatTAAACGAGAATGGTAGTAAAAATAACAGTTGAACacaaattacaaattaatatcAGAATCATGCTGTATAAAACAAGTCAATACATTCAGATCTAGTTCAATGACATATTAATATGGTGTTTTGACCACAATGGAAAAAAATAGACACTTTCTTTAGGCTATGTCTTTATCATGACAACAACAAGAGCATACGtgtaaattgtatttgatttcatATGATGATTCCTCAACTTATATTCTTGGATGAACCTCTACTTCATGAAAAAAAGTTCACATTCTAGTACTGTATGATAATTACACCTACCACCTTTAGTTCTTTTAAgcttatacaaatattttattttgtaaaaatgcagTTGGTTGTGTTGTAGTGTATTTGATAGAACTATTCATTCTTAGTTGATTTCATTAACTTTGCTGGATTCACTCAATATACTCGGAACGTGGCACACATACACATACCTGGGACGTAGCAGTTCTTGTCTGTCGTTGTTCCTCTACAATGGCACACATATTTCCCCTGCTGATCTTCGCATGTTCCGCCATTATGACAGGGGTTGCTTAAACAGTCATTAATTcctataaaaagtaaaaaccaaactataaaaaaaaaactaaaacagaGGTGAATTAATAACTTGTTTTTACCAATGTCTTAAAAAAACCATATCcaataactttttacttttaatgtaTCAGATATCATAAATCGAACCCACCAAGCTGTTTACCAAACCAGTCTCCTttgcaatatttacaaaatataatgtaaaaacacaatattattaaaaacaatgaagCTTACAGTAGATAGATCGGATACGTTTTTCTCTTTGTACATTTTGTTGCTTTGTATACttcatttaaagaaatgttgtcttagttgatatctttaaaataattttttattttgatgtaaaacaaattacaaaactgTGGTCATTAATAACCGAATGAGATAATATCGAAATAAAAACATATGATAATAGTAAAGATACGTACTGTCTGCACAGGTTTTTTCTGCCAGAATTGTCTGTATCCGAGATAGATTTGCGAAACTCTCTGTAGTATACGTGTAGTCATTGTGGCTTGACACCCTTCGTAACTGTTGTTCGTTGATTCCATTCGTTACACCCACACAAAAAATAGTGACGTTTTCATCCTTCAGTAACTCAGCTTCTTTGTCTATGGGACTTTGTCCATCGGTTATCAAAATGACGATTTTAGTAGCATCAGTTCGGGCACCGTGGCTTGATGTAAATGAGTTCTGACGTGTAAAATTAAGCGCATATCCAATGTCTGTTCCTCCTCGCCTTCTGCTATAAGGAATATTTGAGATAGCCTGTTGGATTTCTCTCAATGAAGAATATTGGTTAAGATAAAACTCCTCTTTAGGATTGTTATCGAACGTAACTACACTGACTTGGCTAGCACCAGAGCCTATCGCAAAATGAACCAGGAAGTTACGAATAAAATtcttcaatatctcaaaattgtGGTCTCCAACTGAATCAGATTTATCCACAAGAATAATAATGTCTTCTTTTGACAAACATTTTGCTGAAAAAGGTTGAAATAATCCAgtcgaaaatataaaaatataaacacgattgtttgaaatataataagAAAGTAAGTCCTAAATAAtaatagattttgagaaaaagaataatatatGCTTATATATACTTATACCTGATACccctgaaaacaaaaatatgaaaataaaaaacattcctgaatttttttgtattatctTCCCAAAGCTGTCTTAATCACAACCGTTTTAAGGTATCCCTCACGCTAAGAATTTAGGTATGAAAAATCAATCTAATCGATTGAGTAAGATAAGAAGACATTCTAACGGcttttattataaacatttcGCAGAGAGATATCATTTAGTAAATGCACCTTGTCGTATGTATATACAATGTTATCAGTATCATGATTCAACATTCACTAAGTAAAAAAAGGCTAGCTACACTACAATGTGGTAGACGATGTAAATGCTAAAACCgtcaataatataaaaacacGCCCCTCCTTTTTCAAGGACATTCATCAGGCTGAAATGGAGTAAGTTTTATCGGTATTTTTTCAGTGGAGGTTCGCACAAACTAGAGAGAGgtatttaatcattttagttcaccttttttaaaataatgaatcaaGGGGGTTAGAGAAACTCAATATGTGGATTCGAAGTAATgctagaaaaatgtttttagatgGAATAAAACACCTGGAAttagtcactcaaattaacagtaaattattcaattataaaagctataatcataaataaactgtacatatgtcaaataagcgaaaaattgcAGCTTAGggattaaaaagaaagaaaatctcAAACAATCAATGTTTTGTGTcggccattttgtgatgatatGTTAATCAACCTTAAGagcattttaacaaaaataaccAGTCGTTGAACAAACATGCAAGGTTTTGTTCAGAATATCTTCATCTACCTTAGTGCAATTAAAACCAGAGTTATTTAACTTGAAAAAAGGACATGTCTTAgatatcaaatattattcagTACTGGCTgttttttccttcattttttttttacgccAACCAGCGTTTTCTTTGACAATATCTAGTTTTTGGTGATACTCTAtatagggaaatattcgcccccgatTTATTTTCGGCCCTTTCGACCTCGTTGTCAGCAGGCGAATTTATGACTGGGAAAATACCAATGTTCCATGGTATCTCTTTAGTACTCAagtgtgtctgggcgaattttagacggggcgaaaccatttacaagtgtagaagggcaaaaataacacgGGACTAAATTAACTCTGTTTACAGTCGTCATCCTAAAAGTTCGTCATCATTCTGTCAAAAAAGAGAAggttttgatcatttttgatacatattttAGATTCATTGGAAAAGAGACAATAGTCGACTCTTCTTTGGACATTCCTTTTATCACTAACAGAAGAATCCTCTAGAAAATTTCAGAAGCgtacatattgaaatattgcAAGGTGCATGATATGGTTAACTggctttttaattttgataaatgttgTGTGTTTGCCTCATGTGCTAAAGGCCAAAACATAAAGTTTGAATTAAACGTATAAGGGAAAGAATCCAGACAAAGTAAACAACTTGCACCGTTGTATTGGACGGTTTATAGCGAGGTTGTAAGGCCTTACGAGATTTAGATACAGCTATATTGATAAGTATGTAATGTCAAtgttttcttcaaataaaagtcaaaaaatgaaaaaataataatcgttAATTGCATCACAATTGCTTTTCattaataagattaaaattaccCATACATGAACTggattgaaataaaatcataactgatttgagaaaaatcttttatttctttCCTTTATTTCAAGGAACAATAATGTAAAGCATTCAATAATCGGAACCCTTGTCAAAGCCATAGATTCTAATGATTCCCGGTATTTGAAgacttgttgaaaaattgatataacTCAAACAAATCCGAAGACGGCATATAGCTTACAATTCGCTAGGTAAGAGTTATACAAgtgagaaaaataatgaaaaacacaAACTGTATTTTTGAATCATCTTTATTAAATCTAAAATGGTAAACACTTAGTATATATAGGTTACTAGGTTTTCAGCTATGTGCTTTTTTAAGAACGATATCAAGCTTATAGGATTTTTAGAGTATgtgatatataaacaattattgaaaaagaaatattagtCAAATATGTTATGCAAGAAAGACTGATGGTTTGATTAAgtagaaaattgatatttttgttttaaagattaaaatatatttcattttttattttctctaaGACATACAGTGTCAACattctttaatttacaaaaatatgcaGATATAAATAATCTATCAAACTATATTACAATGATCAATTTTGAGTTGTAAAACATTAAAAGGGTTAGATTTCTAGATTCTTCATATGTACAATATACTAGTAACAACAATAATTAACTTGATTAAATTACATTTGataaagcataaaaaaatagttgaatttcaggtttctttttattgcagtcttacaatgtatatgttgtaaaaatatattcttcgaaagtatgtaaatatttcatattttttgtaaatatctaaGGTAAGCTGCAACTTTTCTAGGCATGTATATGATGATATACGTAGGCTATGCCTGTTGTCCAATCCTATTGAttgtattcaataaaatatgtttaaactaACATGTAAATGAAACACGTATATGATATATGTGAATATTTGTTCAATTGTTTCTTCGCAAATTGTATATGCAACTTCATTTTGTCTATTTTTCAAGCATgatatttacataaacaaatataattcgATTTGACCAAACAGACGAAGTTATGTTTAATTGGAAAAGGGAATTAAAGAGTATATTAAATCATTCCATGATTATTAAAATCACgatgttgttttcattttgaatgacAACATCGGCACTCCAAGTTCCCATTGTTGGGAATTAGCATTAGAATCCTTTTTGTCAACTTCGAATGATCTGTAAAGAAATGTAACTATGCTCTATCAAGTGCAATTATTTTGAGAAATTAAGGAACGTCGTCGTCggcattttaattcatatacaatAGAATCATCATAAAATACAACAATAGGAAAcagttttcttttataaacaaacctcttttgaaaaaaatacagaaataatAGAAAAGTTAAACACTCTGTCTGCACATTAATTATATTGGTACAGTAATCTAGAGTGAGTAGTAATTAGGATTTACCGTAAGAATCTCACCTTCTGGTTTTGTATTTTTGAATCATGCAAAGCAACATGGCACCCAACAGCAAAAGACACGCAAACAACGTTAACAATGAAAACATTGCCACTTTCCATGTACTTTTTGAGCAAACATCAGAGGATAAGACACAATCGTAAAAGATTCCACACGAATCACAAGGATCCTCTGATGAACCGACTGAAATGTAAAAACCCATTATAAACCCCCCCCAAAAACATAAAACACAAACGTCACTGTTAAACACTACACCCTTATCCCCCTTAGAACCAAATATCtactaacaaaacaaaaaatgtcttaaattcaaaatattgcaCTTACTTGTTatcatcaaataaatatatgattgtCCTGAGCCAAACATGTTTGATGCAGAACAAGAATAGTTGCCTTGGTCTGTAGTGTTCAGGTTACTTATGAACAACGAAGGTGTGGTGACAGATCCCCCTCGATACCTATCGAGCGAATGTGGGTCAATTCTAGTGCCATCCTTTTCCCAGGTAACAGATGAGACAGGTGAGTATAAAGAAGCGACGTTGCAAATCAACGTGACATTTCCCCTGAAATCTCCAAACACTAGCGATAGAGTTGTCTCATCAACTACATCTAAAAGAAATAAACCTTATCTGAAACTTGGTATTTTGTTTAAAGGACATATATTTGtggtttgttatttttaaactgttcacggtggatttttttcttttttgcattcCTTATATAAATTAAAGTGTACAGAAATGCTCAAGTTGTAAAATGAGCCGTAGCCACAGATTACCGCGATGAAtcataattaattttgataaaagacCGATGTCTTTTACAGCGATACTGGAAAGACGCAATTTTACGTAAAAGAACACAATTCGCGTTGTTGACAATATCTTATCTAGTCAAAGTCAGAATTTCATCTGGGAGCAACAGGAACGAAAGACAGCACGAATTTAAATAGCAGTTTTCGTAAATGTGAATATTATTGTTTttgcaaataattattaaaagttGATCatctaaaaatcaaatcatttttatGGATATTGTTCATTTCTATTTATATAGTTTTCTTTACTTACAACTAGTAAAATGAACTATTCAATATGTTTTGTGATACTATAAGAAAGGAAAAATAACCCAATCGAGTGATGTCAATTGATGGTAATAAAGACATTGTCTGTAGGTTATTatcataaatttacaaataatagTTTTATGGTCCcctacaaaacaaaatttaaacgttTCATAACATTTGGAAAATCACCCTcaacaaacatttttacaaaGCAATGggactttttattttgaatttatcttgAGTTTTGCATAACTTTGCGCTTTAAATCATTGGTGTGTAATGCGAACAAGGAACAATCTACTTGACAATCTTTCAGAAATTTAACTCGACAAATAACATGAAATTTGAAGCTACTGTCCTAAAACCCATTCATTAAGACCAAAAAAATCGTGGTGGTGTCTCATGTTTAGTTCTAAATAAGAATTCGTATACAATTTCAATTGAAAAGATCTTTTTAATCCGACAAAGATATGTATGGCCTtaaatgaatcaccaaagttTCGTTTCAATATTTGGATAGTTGAAAAAATCTGAGCACACTAACTATTAGAAAAGTAATATTCAGGTATATTTCGCCTACGAAACGCATCCACCTTCACCTCCAACCTTTTCCAATTTTTCAGTAATTTGAAACTAATCTTTTCGAATTGGCAAAATTGAAAAAGAGATTTATCCCAACTTTTTTCTTCGATGCATGCAGatacattcatttttaaaaatgaattatcaaaagaataaaaatcGAATTAATTGTAATGTACCTTTTAAAAATCAGGATCTTGTCCAACAAATCCTTATTATTTGGAATAAACcaaataaccaaaaaaattcttaccaaaACTGACTACGTCTAGAGAGACGACAGCACTGTCCGAACTGTACAGATTCGAGACAATACATGTGtagttgtatatatatatatatatatatatatatatatatatatatatatatatgttaatgaaaatgtagatcagcaaggggttctttgtcgtgcaagcacctacttacaTATATAATGTAACAGATTGTCACAtgggtctacaacgatgacaaatatcgaaaaggcaatattgtgggtgaaggatgaatatgtagtttgtttttgaagcttatttttgatacatgttattatatttatctggatcggttatgtttgttagtttgttttgtttattaaagaggggaataaagtaatgagtaatttccaagcacgtagcatcgttttttaaagtggggggggggggggcaaactcatccaacaaatcttgacaagcaaaaaaagaatttttttttttttttaattttacaaaattttcaaattttcaatcattatttcatgattttcataccattttttttcatgctacaaaaatggggggggggggggggggcaactccattataattcaatttttcatgtaaattttttaaaaatagttgctgcaagaaaaagtggggagaggacatctttatgtcatataacatctGAAACTGaattcattccacccacaagcttgaaataatgaaataattttaatgaaaacaatataaatagacgtcataaatcccgtatcaaacgacatattacaacttgattctgcgcgtctttttaatgaatttataaacagcggcaaattctaaaatgtatttttaaaggtaatgttagctgcaagtctgtagaccttgtatgaaaaatttcggatggtagtcaatttttccgggatacagaccgagcggtacatatTTGCAgttaaggtaactaagaatgattccaataaaatactttgttgagtaatgcaagcttttaagaaagcaatacttttatttgtttaaaatgtaacacccaaatacttcgtcttacatttgctatttgtagaacaagcagaaccagtatcagtctgaccggcctcaccatatacattgttggaatttaattgtcctagcattgcattgctctgcatgtacacaatttcttttaaaaattaaacacttaaagtgttcatctatatggctacacataacgtacacacgtgattcaaaataaccaacacggaaaacggtaaagaattcagttattgagtctacattttatagaacctgtaaaaaaaaaaacacattgcgggtctgaatgcttgctgatatgtcaatctatcaatatacagctTGTTAATTATTtccgattgctaaggctacagcgtatttgatgaacattgaacaacattttttccatgccacttttttccatggaagatagcgaatgtatacaagtataaagcatttataaaatttatttaattacctctttagaattgtgtatggaataaataattcataagttgctgctgaaggttgtttggtattttcgtttgtagatgttttgcaagtaaaaaacctgaaacgcggggcaagtcattaTTAATAtcctaataaccgtaacttaaaactagcggctttggattcaaatattatcacatacgaatattaagttcactttttaaaatcatctccacgatgataattatattatatccatcgcaaatcagtattttttttatttttgctttaaaagaattgttctatcgggagcaatcctgCGTTCGTTttaattgccagcgtacatttgtcatgtcagtaatacacattgtgctttataagacggccgtgtatacgtattgtagaaaagttgagtttaattaccatgcattggaaccattctattaacacatctcccagtactgaaacaattcaaaatgtctctgttacagtaacacagtggggcgttaaacgtgtacgtccagctctacaagcacatgcactatcgtctaggcgacggcctgaatacagctagcgactctcctatcgatcggttacctgagtctcgtaatgcatctaaatatagacaggggcacagttatgaaacaaacaacaaacataaggtcaaagaggttcatctatatgaaatgagaatgtacatatgaataaaaacatttgggaattttatgtggaattatttttgcgcactacatgtatcagttagtgcattacaagaagccctttcataatcTCATAAActtgcgcacccccacaaaaatggaccgaactgacaacaattgtttctgcaaatgctgactataaattacgaaaacattaaattgaatactatagaaggattcaaaattaatttctttacaactttgcttcaataatgcattagaaatttttattcctttttaagttattgacaagaaactttggacgcctctaactccctaattataagggccagcccttttttcggcataccgaatgaaaggtctgagtaagaccaagaacttttaaaatacatgttataacaaatttttatcaggtagaaaactaacacgtaAAATACgcaaatttttttgattttttttcttacctttatttcaacatctataccaccccttttatttgcgtttaaataataaataaaacatatctcgcacaaattcaatgtataagcttccaaaccagcccatctttgaaactctgccagtcatcgttaaagctgaACCCCCTGgacgttaaattttactaaaaggggaataactcaaaaccggatagaGATTTttctcaactaaaatatgcaacgacaacatcacgcgacaaaacaatcggtgaacaaacgagcgagatattaaggatcaaagttggcgtctagaagaaaaaaaaaataactagagcaaagctcgttgcaaagcaaagagtgggtcttccgttaatgtcgaaagtaaagctagaagttcctgtaagaagcagagctcttaaaccaataacaaaagtagctaaaataaaaagatgaaaaaaaattattcctggtacgacttaacaaaacccgaatgattttaagtacgacttaacaaaaacctttttgattttaagaacgacttcaaaaaaaaaatccgaatgtgtttaagtacgacttaacaattatttttggtacgagttaactttaccataaacattatgctattttttaaaccaaggacgcggaatcaaaatttccggaaaaatcaatttttaaaccccgatagctctgtaatgcatcgtccgattttaaaacggttttcagtgttagattcagcttcataagctctacaaaacacatattcatttttgatttgatcagaaaattcattttttcgaaaaatttgtttcacttccggtttcgagcggacgtgacagattttcatttcgagccttattacagaggtaaatcgaccaaatcataaccattgaaaatttcaagcctctatcttaaagcgtttttgagaaaagtccgggacaaaatgtctttttgaaatttttaaaaatgacgtcacgtcaaaacggaggtgacgttttctataaaacttttacatttttgagggacgctaACTTGCaacaatctctgaaaatttcatcaaaatcggttaaaaaccttttgagttatgaggcaaaaaaggagtcagaagaaaagaagctcgttgcaaagcaacgagtgggtcttccgttaatgtcaaaagtaaagctggaagttcctgtaagaagcagagctcttaaactaataacaagagtaacttaaataaaaagattttttaaaaatcgaatttttcctggtacgacttaacaaaatacgaatgattttaagtacgacttatcaaaaacctttctgatttcaagaacaacttattaaaaaaaatccgaatgtgatacagtacgacttaacaattattttatgtacgaatcaattttactttgaacattacactatttttcaaaccaaggacgcgaaatcaaaatttccggaaaaatcaatttttaaaccccgatatctctgtaatgcatcgtccgattttaaaacggttttccgtgttagattcagcttcataagctctataaaacacatatacatttttgattggatcagaaaattcattttttcgaaaaatttgttttacttccggtttcgaccggaagtgacagattttcatttccagccttattacagatgtaaatcgaccaaatcataaccattgaaaatttcaagcccctatcttaaagcgtttttgagaaaagtccgggacaaaatgactttttgaaatttttaaaaatgacgttacgtaaaaacggaggtgacgttctctttaaaacttttacattttagaGAGACGcaaacttgcaaaaatctctgaaaatttcatcaaaatcagttaaaaaccttttaagttatgaggcaaaaaaggagtcagaagaaaagaaaaagaataataactagagcaaagctcgttgcaaagcaacgagtgggtcttccgttaatttcggaagtaaagctggaagttcctgtaagaagcagagctcttaaagcAACAACAAGagtagctaaaaaaaaaaggatgaaaaaaatcgaattattcctggtacgacttaacaaaatacgaatgattttaagtacgacttaacaaaaacctttccgatttcaagaacgacttaacaaaaaaaatccgaatgtgttcaggtacgacttaacaattatttttggtacgagttaattttactttaaacattacgctattttttaaaccaaggacgcggaatgaaaatttccggaaaaatcaattttgaaaccccaatatctctgtaatgcatcgtccgattttaaaacggttttcagtgttagattcagcttaataagttCTACAAAAcgcatattcatttttgatttgatcagaaaattcattttttcgaaaaatttgtttcacttccggtttcgaccggaagtgacagattttcatttccagccttattacagaggtaaatcgaccaagtcataaccattaaaaatttcaagcctctatcctaaaaagtttttgagaaacgccgcggacaaaatgactttttgaaaattttaaaaatgacgtttcgTCAcgacggaagtgacgttgtcaagaaaactttgacatctttgagggataatagtttcacataacctctgaaagtttcatcaaaatcggttggaaactttttgagttataaagccgagaaggagtcagaaaaaaaaagaaaaagtataataataataaaaagaaaccgaagaataacaagagggtcttccgttgaaaacggaagaccctaactaaagcaaagctcgttgcaaagcaacgagtgggtcttccgttaatatcggaagtaaagctggaagttcctgtaagaagcagagctcttaaaccaataacaagagtaacttaaataaaaagatgaaaaaaatcgaattattcctggtacgacttaacaaaatacgaatgatttttagtacgacttaacaaaaacctttccgatttcaagaacgacttaaccaaaaaaatccgaatgtgttacagtatgACTTAGCAAataatttttaggtacaagttaattaaaccaagaacttgatactactttcttaaccaaaaacgcggaatcaaaatttccggaaaaatcaatttttaaagccaaatatctctgtaatgcatcgtccgatttttaaacggttttcagtgttagattcagcttaaaaagctctacaaaacacatattcgtttttgattcgatcaaaaatttcaatttttcgaaaaattaaaatcacttccggtttctaccggaagtgacaaaataattttttttttaaaaatgccataagtaaatccgcagatttacaatcacagaaaatttcaagtctttataaacaaccgtttacgagaaaagtcctggacaaaatcactttttgaaaatatttcaaatgacgtaactagaaaacggaagtgacttaATGACTGAAAGTTTAAAAGCATCAATTGACACGTATttaacataatccctgaaaatttcttgcaaatcggtagaatagtttttgagatataaagcaaaaaagaagtcagaaggaaaaacaagaagaataataataataaactagagcaaagctcgttgcaaagcaacgagtgggttttccgctaatgtcgaaagcaacgctagaagtacgtctaagaagcagagttcttaatctagtaacaaagaagcctaagtacaaaaagattaaaaaaaatcgaatgattcttggtacaacttaacatgatccgaatgtttttaagtacg from Magallana gigas chromosome 9, xbMagGiga1.1, whole genome shotgun sequence includes these protein-coding regions:
- the LOC105334526 gene encoding uncharacterized protein isoform X2 codes for the protein MFFIFIFLFSGVSAKCLSKEDIIILVDKSDSVGDHNFEILKNFIRNFLVHFAIGSGASQVSVVTFDNNPKEEFYLNQYSSLREIQQAISNIPYSRRRGGTDIGYALNFTRQNSFTSSHGARTDATKIVILITDGQSPIDKEAELLKDENVTIFCVGVTNGINEQQLRRVSSHNDYTYTTESFANLSRIQTILAEKTCADRINDCLSNPCHNGGTCEDQQGKYVCHCRGTTTDKNCYVPGFPMVKTGLGGTTTLGNNATISCSVLGGCTGIIWEFQHNGVTSIVDTSDLSKYSGGTVTSPSLTIYSFAVSDIGSYRCLAKNSIGTTHSPVMAFMDIPKYSPSVSYNFTKSVANGVAINVANTVSNAESKVHVESCGTFYDYDPSSSVENPCTMSTWKVALTAVLSAGALVGGILLTYRLYRMKVFRSSLFGEKASRVSPYKEFSQQSTKEHDVPTFNTDTSNLEQSVAPRGHGFSPFR